From the genome of Lysobacterales bacterium, one region includes:
- a CDS encoding hybrid sensor histidine kinase/response regulator, with protein MIGNWVLLLVSVAYVGLLFAVAYFGDRRPLYPNRVWLRPIVYSLALAVYCSSWTFYGAVGSAISSGWGYFAIYLGPILLFLFGPRLIERLVLIAKDQNITSIGDFIASRFGKSQGLAVTVALIALTAAIPYLALQFKAVAMSIEVLSATSEAEGAAPAVLADTAFWIAALLALFAILFGTRQIDATEHHHGMMLAIALESLVKLLAFVAVGLYALWLLLTPGGATALPPSGQPLPIQRLQWPSAFLAQTLLAFCAMLCLPRQFQVGVVECEDVGDVRKARWWFPAYLLVFSLLVPPIALAAWPLLQGSGLSADAAVLWLPLSQGQHGLALLAYIGGFSAATGMVIVASVALSIMISNDLVMPLLLRLRKLHLEQRGDLSRLVLWVRRFAIVALATLGYAYYRITAQSDSLAATGLLAFVAVAQFMPAMLAGLYWGGATRQGVLAGLLGGYAVWLYTLLLPTVARAGWLPEAWLLTGPLELSLLRPEALFGLSGWHPITHGVFWSLSVNALTLVLVSLRWRIGLRERLQATRFLDPYRQQPTESPDLAVGRLTVGDLRELAARILGEPFVRRAFDEHLAERDVPLGLEGRPDRALLQFTERLLAGAIGAATARHVLAGALSGSGLDLAQVVDLLDTASQELRFNRELLGVTFEHMAQGISVVDDRMRLVAWNRRYIELFDYPDGIVAVGTPIAQLIALNAERGLLGPGSVAEHVEKRLAYLQQGSAHVHIRDWPDGRVIESRGEPLPGGGYLMTFADITEYKLAEQALREANETLELRVSERTRALTRSLDAEARAKREAESANLSKTRFLAAASHDLLQPLNAARLFTSSLREHPFEDEEAERLSERIDTSLRAAEELLDGLLDVSRLDTGRLRPQVVDLAADDLLVSLREQFSGLAAARGIGLRIHSCSCGVHSDRRLLRRVLQNMIANALRYTASGRIVVGCRRRRGDVEFQVLDTGPGIPAEHQEHIFDEFLRLGADSPWGEQGLGLGLSICQRICRLLGAHLTVHSVPGRGSRFSVRVPGAKAPVRRTERPAAGHSFGSLAGLRVLCLDNDQSILEGMHSLLLRWGAEPMLADRVDRALILCRDRKPDVLLVDFHLHDRVDGIDALRELLGCWPESPPQSALITADTSEALAQRARDEGIVVMRKPLKPAVLRAQLAAVSTLKVRRHPR; from the coding sequence GTGATAGGAAACTGGGTACTGCTGCTGGTCTCGGTGGCCTACGTCGGGCTGCTGTTCGCCGTGGCCTACTTCGGCGATCGCCGACCGCTGTACCCGAACCGCGTCTGGTTGCGTCCGATCGTCTACAGCCTCGCCCTGGCGGTCTACTGCTCGTCCTGGACGTTCTACGGCGCCGTCGGCAGTGCGATCAGCAGCGGCTGGGGCTATTTCGCGATCTACCTGGGTCCGATCCTGCTCTTCCTGTTCGGCCCTCGCCTGATCGAGCGCCTGGTGCTGATCGCCAAGGACCAGAACATCACCTCGATAGGCGACTTCATCGCCTCCCGTTTCGGGAAGTCGCAGGGCCTGGCGGTGACCGTCGCGCTGATCGCGCTGACGGCGGCGATCCCCTACCTCGCATTGCAGTTCAAGGCGGTCGCGATGAGCATCGAGGTGCTCTCGGCGACGTCGGAGGCCGAAGGCGCCGCGCCCGCGGTGCTGGCCGACACGGCGTTCTGGATCGCGGCCCTGCTGGCGCTGTTCGCGATCCTGTTCGGCACGCGCCAGATCGACGCCACCGAGCACCACCACGGGATGATGCTGGCCATCGCCCTTGAGTCGCTGGTCAAGCTCCTCGCCTTCGTCGCGGTTGGCCTGTATGCCCTGTGGTTGCTGCTGACCCCGGGCGGCGCGACGGCGCTGCCTCCGTCCGGGCAGCCCTTGCCCATCCAGCGCCTGCAGTGGCCCAGCGCTTTCCTGGCGCAGACCTTGCTGGCCTTCTGCGCCATGCTGTGCCTGCCGAGGCAGTTCCAGGTGGGCGTCGTCGAGTGCGAGGACGTCGGCGACGTGCGCAAGGCCCGCTGGTGGTTTCCGGCGTATCTGCTGGTCTTCAGTCTTCTGGTGCCGCCGATCGCGCTGGCGGCCTGGCCGCTCCTGCAGGGGTCCGGGCTGAGCGCCGATGCCGCCGTACTGTGGCTGCCCCTATCCCAGGGCCAGCACGGCCTGGCATTGCTGGCCTACATCGGAGGATTCAGCGCCGCCACCGGCATGGTCATCGTCGCCAGCGTCGCGCTGAGCATCATGATCAGCAACGACCTGGTGATGCCCCTGCTGTTGCGCCTGCGCAAGCTGCACCTTGAACAGCGAGGCGACCTTTCGCGGCTGGTGCTGTGGGTGCGCCGCTTCGCCATCGTCGCACTGGCGACGCTCGGCTATGCCTACTACCGGATAACGGCGCAGAGCGACAGTCTTGCCGCGACCGGCCTGCTTGCCTTCGTCGCCGTCGCGCAGTTCATGCCGGCGATGCTCGCCGGTCTCTACTGGGGAGGTGCGACCCGTCAGGGCGTGCTTGCCGGGCTGCTGGGCGGCTATGCCGTCTGGCTTTACACGCTGTTGCTGCCGACCGTGGCCCGTGCCGGATGGCTGCCCGAGGCTTGGCTGCTCACAGGTCCGCTGGAGCTGTCCCTGCTGCGCCCGGAAGCCCTGTTCGGGCTCAGCGGTTGGCATCCGATCACGCATGGCGTGTTCTGGTCGCTGTCGGTCAACGCCCTGACCCTGGTCCTGGTGTCCTTGCGGTGGCGGATCGGCCTGCGCGAACGACTGCAGGCGACCCGATTCCTGGATCCCTACCGCCAGCAGCCGACCGAGTCCCCGGACCTGGCGGTCGGGCGCCTCACCGTCGGCGATCTTCGTGAGCTCGCCGCGCGCATTCTCGGCGAGCCCTTCGTCCGCCGTGCCTTCGACGAACACCTGGCCGAGCGCGATGTGCCGCTGGGCCTCGAAGGGCGTCCGGACCGCGCACTCTTGCAGTTCACAGAGCGTCTGCTTGCCGGTGCGATCGGTGCCGCAACCGCCCGCCATGTCCTGGCGGGCGCCCTGAGCGGCAGCGGCCTAGACCTGGCCCAGGTCGTCGACCTGCTGGACACGGCATCGCAAGAGCTGCGATTCAACCGCGAGCTGCTCGGGGTCACCTTCGAGCACATGGCGCAGGGCATCAGCGTCGTCGACGACCGGATGCGCCTGGTGGCCTGGAACCGACGCTACATCGAGCTGTTCGACTATCCCGACGGAATCGTCGCCGTGGGAACGCCGATCGCCCAGTTGATCGCCCTGAACGCCGAGCGTGGGCTGCTGGGTCCGGGCAGCGTCGCCGAGCATGTCGAGAAGCGGCTGGCCTACCTGCAGCAGGGCAGCGCCCATGTCCATATTCGCGACTGGCCGGACGGCCGGGTCATCGAGAGCCGGGGCGAGCCGTTGCCGGGCGGTGGGTACCTGATGACGTTCGCCGACATCACCGAGTACAAGCTCGCCGAGCAGGCGCTGCGCGAGGCCAACGAGACCCTGGAACTGCGGGTCAGCGAACGCACCCGAGCGCTGACCCGCTCGCTGGACGCCGAAGCCAGGGCCAAACGCGAGGCGGAGTCCGCCAATCTCAGCAAGACGCGCTTTCTCGCCGCGGCAAGCCACGACCTGCTGCAACCGTTGAATGCCGCCCGTCTGTTCACTTCCTCCCTTCGCGAGCATCCCTTCGAGGACGAGGAGGCGGAGCGGTTGTCCGAGCGCATCGACACTTCGTTGCGTGCCGCCGAAGAGCTGCTCGACGGGCTCCTCGACGTCTCCCGTCTGGACACGGGCCGGCTGCGGCCGCAGGTCGTCGACCTCGCCGCCGACGACCTCCTGGTCTCGCTGCGCGAACAGTTCTCCGGCCTCGCCGCGGCGCGGGGCATCGGCTTGCGCATCCATTCGTGCTCGTGCGGCGTGCACAGCGACCGGCGGCTCCTGCGTCGCGTCCTCCAGAACATGATCGCGAACGCCCTGCGCTACACCGCCAGTGGCCGGATCGTGGTGGGTTGCCGTCGCCGTCGGGGGGATGTGGAATTCCAGGTCCTCGACACCGGGCCAGGCATTCCAGCCGAGCACCAGGAGCACATATTCGACGAGTTCCTCCGGCTCGGCGCGGACTCCCCCTGGGGCGAGCAGGGGCTTGGCCTCGGCCTTTCCATCTGCCAGCGCATCTGCCGCCTGCTCGGCGCCCACCTGACCGTCCATTCCGTGCCAGGGCGGGGCAGCCGGTTCAGTGTGCGGGTGCCGGGCGCGAAGGCCCCGGTCAGGCGTACCGAGCGTCCGGCTGCCGGTCATTCGTTCGGCTCACTGGCCGGCTTGCGCGTGCTTTGCCTGGACAACGACCAGTCGATTCTCGAGGGCATGCACTCGCTGCTCCTGCGCTGGGGTGCGGAGCCCATGCTTGCCGATCGGGTCGACAGGGCCTTGATCCTGTGCCGTGATCGCAAACCGGATGTCCTGCTGGTCGACTTCCACCTCCACGACCGTGTCGACGGGATCGATGCGCTCCGCGAGTTGCTCGGGTGCTGGCCCGAATCCCCGCCGCAATCGGCCCTGATCACGGCCGATACCAGCGAGGCGCTCGCCCAGCGCGCGCGCGACGAGGGGATCGTGGTCATGCGAAAGCCGCTGAAACCTGCGGTGCTGCGTGCCCAGCTCGCGGCCGTATCGACACTCAAGGTCCGGCGACACCCACGATAG
- a CDS encoding response regulator transcription factor has product MDILIADDHPLFRDALKRAVSRVLPQAALHETDSVPGLQDLAEAHPHADLLLLDLNIPGAQGFSALVHFRSHYPQLPVVVVSAREESSTMQRAIRLGASGFIPKSASLETIAQALTEVLEGAVWLPGDLVEDGEADVRENDLAARIAELTPQQFRVLAMLGEGLLNKQIAWQLGVSEATIKAHMTAVLRKLGATNRTQAILMVRRLSLDSASDGGASLP; this is encoded by the coding sequence ATGGACATTCTGATCGCCGACGACCATCCGCTGTTCAGGGACGCCCTGAAGCGAGCCGTCTCGCGGGTGCTGCCTCAGGCGGCCCTGCACGAGACCGACAGTGTGCCGGGCCTCCAGGATCTCGCCGAGGCGCATCCCCACGCCGACCTCCTCCTTCTCGACCTCAACATACCGGGCGCGCAGGGTTTCAGTGCGCTGGTCCATTTCCGCAGCCATTACCCGCAGCTGCCGGTCGTCGTGGTTTCGGCCCGGGAGGAGTCATCGACCATGCAGCGTGCCATCCGTCTCGGGGCAAGCGGCTTCATCCCGAAGTCGGCCTCGCTCGAGACCATCGCACAGGCGCTGACGGAAGTGCTCGAAGGAGCGGTCTGGCTGCCAGGCGACCTGGTCGAGGATGGCGAGGCGGACGTCCGGGAGAACGACCTCGCCGCCCGGATCGCCGAGCTGACCCCACAGCAGTTCCGGGTTCTGGCCATGCTCGGCGAAGGGCTCCTGAACAAACAGATCGCCTGGCAGCTCGGCGTTTCCGAAGCGACCATCAAGGCCCATATGACGGCGGTGCTCCGGAAGCTCGGCGCGACCAACCGGACCCAGGCGATCCTCATGGTCAGGCGCCTGTCGCTGGACTCCGCGTCGGACGGAGGCGCCAGCCTTCCCTGA
- the acs gene encoding acetate--CoA ligase, with protein MSSETLFPVRPDFARTCRIDGSAYRRLYQESVDDNEGFWRREGQRLDWIEPYTVVKDVSFDASDLHIRWYADGVLNVSANCLDRHLAERGDKTAIVFEPDDPGTPAERITYRELHARVCRLANALKTLGVGKGDRVTIYLPMIPAAAEAMLACARIGAVHSVVFGGFSPDSLASRIVDCGSRVVITADEALRGGKRVPLKANVDEALANPSVGDVDKVLVVRHTGADVNWLDERDVWYHEAVAGAAGDCPAEPMNAEDPLFILYTSGSTGKPKGVLHTSGGYLVYVSLTHELVFDLREDDVFWCTADVGWITGHSYVVYGPLANGGTTVMFEGVPNFPDFSRFWQVCDKHQVTIFYTAPTAIRALMREGDAPVKRCSRASIRLLGTVGEPINPEAWLWYHRVVGEERCPIVDTWWQTETGGMLISPLPGATALKPGSATQPLFGVRPALVDAEGAILEGAVSGNLVLLDSWPGQMRTVYGDHQRFIDTYFRTYPGMYFTGDGCRRDEDDYYWITGRVDDVINVSGHRIGTAEVESALVAHADVAEAAVVGFPHDIKGQGIYAYVTLVADAQPSDELRNQLVRTVRAAIGPIATPDHIQWAPGLPKTRSGKIMRRILRKIAANEHDQLGDTSTLADPAVIDSLVRERMVR; from the coding sequence AGGATGTCTCCTTCGACGCATCCGACCTGCACATCCGCTGGTACGCCGACGGCGTCCTGAACGTTTCTGCGAACTGTCTGGACCGCCATCTGGCCGAACGCGGCGACAAGACCGCGATCGTCTTCGAGCCGGACGATCCTGGCACCCCGGCCGAGCGGATCACCTACCGCGAGCTGCATGCGCGGGTCTGCCGCCTGGCCAACGCACTCAAGACCCTTGGTGTCGGCAAGGGCGACCGGGTCACGATCTATCTGCCGATGATCCCCGCGGCGGCGGAGGCCATGCTCGCCTGCGCGCGAATCGGGGCCGTGCACTCGGTGGTGTTCGGCGGCTTCTCACCGGACTCCCTGGCAAGCCGGATCGTCGATTGCGGGTCGCGCGTGGTGATCACCGCAGACGAGGCCCTGCGCGGCGGCAAGCGCGTCCCCTTGAAGGCCAACGTCGACGAAGCCCTGGCCAATCCCAGCGTCGGTGACGTGGACAAGGTGCTGGTGGTGCGTCACACCGGCGCCGACGTCAACTGGCTCGACGAACGCGACGTCTGGTACCACGAGGCCGTTGCAGGCGCGGCCGGCGACTGTCCGGCAGAGCCCATGAATGCCGAGGATCCGCTGTTCATCCTGTACACCTCGGGTTCGACGGGCAAGCCCAAGGGCGTGCTGCACACCAGCGGCGGCTACCTGGTCTACGTTTCCCTGACGCACGAGCTGGTTTTCGATCTGCGCGAGGACGATGTCTTCTGGTGCACCGCCGACGTCGGCTGGATCACCGGCCACAGCTATGTCGTGTATGGGCCGCTCGCCAATGGCGGAACGACGGTGATGTTCGAGGGCGTCCCGAACTTCCCGGATTTCAGCCGCTTCTGGCAGGTCTGCGACAAGCACCAGGTCACCATCTTCTACACCGCACCCACGGCGATCCGCGCCCTGATGCGGGAGGGCGATGCACCGGTGAAGCGTTGCTCGCGCGCCTCGATCCGCCTGCTCGGCACGGTCGGCGAACCCATCAATCCGGAAGCCTGGCTCTGGTACCACCGTGTCGTCGGCGAGGAACGCTGCCCGATCGTCGACACCTGGTGGCAGACCGAGACCGGCGGAATGCTGATCTCGCCCCTGCCCGGCGCGACCGCCCTGAAGCCCGGGTCGGCCACCCAACCGCTGTTCGGCGTGCGGCCCGCCCTGGTCGACGCCGAGGGCGCGATTCTCGAGGGCGCCGTTTCCGGAAACCTGGTGCTGCTCGATTCCTGGCCGGGCCAGATGCGCACCGTGTACGGCGACCACCAGCGCTTCATCGACACCTATTTCCGCACCTACCCGGGCATGTACTTCACCGGAGACGGTTGCCGCCGCGACGAGGACGACTACTACTGGATCACCGGGCGGGTCGACGACGTGATCAACGTCTCCGGCCACCGCATCGGCACCGCCGAGGTCGAAAGTGCGCTGGTCGCCCATGCCGACGTCGCCGAAGCGGCGGTGGTCGGGTTTCCCCACGACATAAAGGGACAGGGCATCTACGCCTACGTCACCCTGGTCGCCGACGCGCAACCATCCGACGAGTTGCGCAACCAGCTGGTCCGGACAGTGCGTGCGGCGATCGGCCCGATCGCCACGCCCGACCACATCCAGTGGGCGCCGGGACTGCCCAAGACGCGCTCAGGAAAGATCATGCGCCGGATCCTTCGCAAGATCGCCGCCAACGAGCACGATCAGCTCGGCGACACCAGCACCTTGGCCGATCCAGCAGTGATCGACAGCCTGGTCCGGGAGCGGATGGTACGCTGA